Below is a window of Undibacterium sp. YM2 DNA.
TCTGCGCGAGTTTTCGCTCAGGCTGCGTACTTACGCTTGATATTTACTGAACGCATCTTGAAACGGCACTTAGGTGCCGTTTTGTTTTTCTGTTCCCATGATGTATGTGTTGCCCGCTTGTTGCCAGTTTGTTGCGTGCGTGTGCAAGATGGTTAAACATTGTGGCTACTCAAGAAATACTGCTAAGCAGATTAACTAACTGTTTAAGGTTTCCCCATTTGTTGGTACAGTAAAGTGTTGACAGACAGGCGCTCTGATTTACCTAATGCCCACTTGAGTGCTTAAATAACAGAAGAGGTTTACATGGTCGCCAGTGCCAACTTAAAAAGCAGGATACTGTTAGTTGATGATGATGAGTTCACGCTCACACTTCTGAGCAGGATTTTGGAGAAGGCTGATTATGAGATCATCCAGGCCCAGTGCGGTGAAGATGCATTGAATGTCATCTTGATGCAGGAGCCTGATATTGCTCTGCTTGATATCAATATGCCCGGCATGTCAGGCCTTGATCTGGCGAATCACTTGCGTACTGAAACTGCTATTCCATTTATGTTCCTGTCTGCCACTTCAGATACTGAAATCGTCAAGCAGGCGGTTGAGTACGGCGCGGTAGGTTACATGGTCAAGCCAGTAGATGTATTAAATATCGTTCCCACAGTTGAGGCAAGTCTTGCGCGCGCCAAAGAGATCAGGCAATTGAAGAAGAGCGAGGTTAATCTTACATCTGCGCTTGCTTCTGGCCGCGAAACCAGCATGGCGGTAGGCTTGCTGATGGCCAAATTTCAGTCTGACAGGCAAGGCGCGTTTGATGTACTGCGCAACTTTGCCCGTTCTAATCGACGGCCCATACACGATGTTGCAAGTGAGCTTTTGCAAGCAGAAGAGACCATCAATCAATTTAAAAACCTGTTTAGTGGCAATTAGATCGACACCATCAAAAGATGGTTAAATCTTGTTTCTCTGTATTGCCGGGTGGAAAAATTCAGATATTATTCACTTCAGGCGAAGCGACTATCAGTTAATTCACCTGTCCCGTAACCATTTCCCCGTTATGGGACGTCTCATCAAATGCCGTCTGGCGTCGCCCCATTGCTGCGACCAATTGTCGGCTTCACCGGCCCAGAACCGCCGTCTTTCCCTAATCACATAGCGTCTTGTTTTTCGCTGGCAATTGCCCATGCGTCTGCTTAAACTTGTTTTTAGTCTTTTGCACGAGAATGTGCGCAGATCGAAAGGAACAGATGTGTTCACAGATATTATTCAGCAGAATCTTTCGAATTCACCTGAACCAGGCAGGGCATATTCTTGCATTGGTTTTGCGATCAAGGTGTTGACATTGAAGTTAGATCCAATAGGTACGTTCAATGGATGATCAACGGGGCTTGTCAATTTGACTGGATAAGCGCAATAAAACGACTAAAGTAGAGAGTGCTATTTGCACTTAATAAACATCAGGCTGTGTCAGGCAAAAAGATAGTAGAAAAAACGCCTTCGATGCCAGTGTGAGTATCAAATAAATGGAAAAAAAGGATGACTGCGAAACCTAATGTATTGATCGTTGACGATAATGCCGTCAACCTGTTGCTGCTGGCGACGCTGACAGAATCGGTCAGCGGTTTTCCTGCCATAAGTTTTGATGATCCGCTCAAAGCTTGTGAGTGGTGCCAGTCAAATACGCCGGATCTTATTCTGGTTGACTATATGATGCCGGGATTGAATGGGCATGATTTCATCCGCAACGTCAGAAGGCTAGCACATTGCATGGATGTCCCCATCGTCATGGTGACCACAGAAAACGAAAAGGCGGTCAGGCATGAGGCCTTGTCTTTGGGGGCAACCGAATTTCTTGCCAAGCCTGTGGATATACCTGAATGCCGTAGCCGCATACGCAATTTACTCGCTCTGCGCCATTCTCAAAATTTGATCAAGGACAGGGCCAAGCTACTGGAACATGAGGTACAACTGGCGACAGCTGCCATCATCGAAAGGGAGAGGGAGTTAATCGTGCGGTTATCCAAGGCTGCCGAGTTCCGTGATCCAGAAACAGGGGCGCATGTGCAGAGAATGGCACATTACTCCAGGATTATTGCAAAGAAAATGGGCTTGTCTGCTGAATTTCAACAACTCTTACTGGATGCAGCTCCCATGCATGACGTTGGCAAACTGGGGATTCCTGACCATATTCTGTTAAAGCCAGGGAGGCTGGATGACGATGAATTACGCATCATGCGGCGACATGCAGAAATTGGATCTGTGATCCTGGCGGGCAGTTCTGCACCTTTAATACAGTTGGGTGAGGAAATTGCCAGGACGCATCACGAAAAATATGACGGAACAGGGTATCCAAATAATCTGGCTGGGGAAAACATCCCACTCTCTGGACGCATTGTGGCCGTCGCGGATGTATTTGACGCCCTGACTTCAGTGCGTCCTTACAAAAAAGCCTGGTCTGACGAGGATGCACAGAAGTTTTTGCAGGATAACGCCGGTAGCCATTTTTGCCCCATCTGTGTGGCGGCATTTATCGATGCCTGGGATGAAGTCTTGCAAGTGAAAGCAAGCTTGCAGGATTGATGACATTTTTTTAGATTCGAAATTTCTTTGAGCGGGCAGGTGCTTATGGTGCCAATCCAGCCTGCGCACCTTAGTGGATAAAGCAAATGAAAACAGCCAGAAAACGCTTCCGCCGTCAGTTGATACTGATGTTCGCCCTGACGCTGCTGCTGACCTGGAGTTTTGTCGCCTATGAGCTGTTTCGCAGCCGCACGCAATATTTGCAAGAGGCAAACGTTCGTACTTACGTACAGTCACAGGTTTTTGCTGAATATTCACAGTCCGTCGTCCGACGCATCAATGAAGTGTTACTGGATATACGCGGCGACTGGGATGGTAACTGGGCTGAATTCGCTGACGTCGTGCGTCGTCGTCAGGAAATCTTGCAAGATATCTCTTTCCAGGTAGCAGTGATAGACAAAGACGGCATGATGCAATTCTCAAATTTGTCTAAACCGAACGAAAAGGTGGATCTCAGCCAGCGCGAACATTTTCGAGTTCACCACGACAGCCCCGAAACCGACGCCCTGTTCATCAGCAAACCTTTAAAAGGGAAAGTATCGGGCAAATGGTCACTACAGTTCACGCGTCCCATATTGAGACAAGGTAAGTTTGACGGCGTTTTGGTGGTGTCCGTCAGCCCGGACCAATTTACTGCATTGGCAAAAAAACTCAATATGTCTGAAGGCGGAGCGGTAACAGTGTTGCGTGATAGTGGTGAGGTAATGGCACGTTATCCATCCATGGAATCCGTCCTGGGAAAAGTTATCGACAACAGCTTTCTTGGATTGTCTTCCACACCTAGTCTTGCCGGGAATTATAGGCGGGTTGCTAAAGTAGATGGTGTAGAAAGGATTTACGGTTACTTTCGGATACCTGAGTATCAATTAACTTTCCTGGTTGGTGAATCGGTCGAGAGCGTGTTGATGCCTTATGCGACGCACAGGAATATGGTTTTGGGTGCCGCACTTGTCATCAGTTTGTGCGCCTCTTTCCTGTTTAGCCTCTTGTTTAAAGCGCTGAACGCCAGGGATGGCATACAAGAGCAATTGGTTGAGCGTGAGGCTATCTTGCGCCAGTCCCAAGAAGTGGGACAGATAGGGAGTTTTTCACTGGATATCGCTCGCAAGATCTTCGAGTGTTCAGACACCATGAATGCTATTTTTGGTTTGCCTGCGGAGTTTGAGAAAACCTATGCCAACTGGCTGGAAATGATTGTCCCCGAGTTTCGTGAAACCGTTGGCAAGGCCATGAGCGCAGCGATCGAGCAGCATACCCGGTTCAGCTATGAATACAAGATCGTGCGGCCCGTAGATGGTCGCGAATGCTGGATACAGACAGTGGGTGAAATCAAGCGCGGGGCAGCAGATCAAGCGAGGTACCTGGTCGGGATAGTTCTGGACACCACAGAACGCAGGTTGCATGAAGAAGAATTGTTGAAGGCAAAAGAGATGGCAGAAGCTGCCAATATTGCCAAGAGTTTGTTTCTTGCATCCATGTCGCATGAGATACGTACGCCCATGAATGGAATTCTGGGAATGACGGAGCTTGCGCTTGATAGTAACTTGAATCGTGAACAGCGTCAGTATCTTAATTTGATCAAGTCGTCCGCTGATTCGCTGCTGACCATTATCGACGACATACTCGACTCGTCCAAGATAGAGGCAGGTAAGCTGGTATTGGAAAATGTGGTATTTGATCTGGCCACAATGCTTGACGATGCGGTGAAAACCCTGGTCATTCCGGCTGAACAAAAAGGGCTGGAGCTGGTTGCTGATACTGATGTTGACAGTCGTCATACGCTCATCGGTGATCCTGTCCGCATACGGCAAGTTTTGTTTAACGTGGTCGGCAATGCAATCAAGTTTACTGAAAGTGGAGAGGTGGTTATCCAGGTCCGGCAAGAAGTAGTGCCTGGTGGCGAGGTGCTCTTGCATTTTAAAGTGACCGATACGGGCATAGGGATAGAGCAATCCAAAATTGCCAGCATTTTTGATTCATTTTCACAGGCGGATAATTCCATTACAAGAAAATATGGCGGTACCGGCCTGGGATTATCGATTTCCTCGCGCCTTGTAGAGATGATGCGCGGCCGCATCTGGGTTGAAAGTGAGTTGGGACATGGAAGTACCTTTCATTTTGTCATCCGTCTGATCAAGGGAGGCGAAAGCCGGCTGCCATCGCTGCTACGTCTGCCTGAGCGCAAGTTCCTGGTGGTGGATGACAGCACTGCCAACCGGCAATTTCTGGCGGACTCTTTTCTGAAAATGGGTATCCAGGCTGTATGTGCCGAAACTGCTCAGGAAGCCTTGGGTGAGATGCTGCGCGCGCAGCGTAGCGGCAATGCTTATGACCTCATCTTAATCGATGCCCACATGCCCGGTATGGATGGATTTGCCCTGCAGAAGAAGATGGCAGAAACCATGCCTCCGCTTGCCGCCAAAGTCATCATGATGATTTCTGCTGGCATACGGGGGGATGCGGACCGTTGCCGCATGGCGGGCATAGAATTTTATATGAGCAAACCTGTCAGGTTGCCGGATTTAAGATCAACGCTGGTATCGGCATTGGATATGGATAGCGATAATGTTGCCGATTCAGAACGGGCTGAAAATCCAGCGCCTTCATCGCTAAAAAGATTGTATATCTTGCTGGCAGAAGATAATTTGATTAATCAGCAACTGGCTGTACGACTACTTGAGAAGTCAGGGCACAGAGTCAAAGTCTGTGACAATGGCCAGGATGCCCTGAGTTTGGTTGAAACAGAAAAATTTGATGTCGTGCTCATGGATGTGCAAATGCCCGTGATGGATGGCATAGAGGCTTGCCTGGCAATCCGTGCCAGGGAAGAGCTGCGCGGCGGGCATCTGCCTGTCATTGCAATGACCGCCAACGTCATGGAAGGGGACAGGGAGCGTTGTCTTGCTGCTGGTATGGACGATTATCTATCCAAGCCGATACAGTCAAAAAAACTGATGGATTGTATTGAAGCGGTATTGAGTGGACATCGGATAAGTCAGTTACTAGATGATCATTCGGGAGATGTTCTGCAGGTGTTACCTGAATTTGATTATGCAAAAGCCCTGGAAAAAACGGATGCTGAAGTGCTCGATATTGTGGGCAAGCTGGCTCTCACGAACATACCAGCCCAGCTTGCAGAAATTGCATCTGCATTGCATGTCAGCCATTTATCAGACCTGCAGCGCGCCGCCCATACTCTTAAAGGGGTTATGGGATACTTTGGAGCTACGCCCATCGTCGAATATGCGAAAAGAATTGAATTGAGTGCCAAGCAGGGGGAGTTGGAAGTGGCCCAGCGACATTTTCAGTTATTGGAAGTGGAAACCAGAAAATTTCTGGTTCATTTGACGGATAAATTGGGAAAACATGAGTGTTAGTTCTCTGGACATGTCACCTGTAGTCGCGATGAAAGTTACGTCCGGAGGAACTTGAGCTTCTTGCTTGAGGTCTTGCTTGCTGCTCACTTATGCATATTCATCATCAAGCCATTGGAATCAGACATAAAAAAACCCTGCAATGCAGGGTTTTTTTATGTCTACAAAACTTACCAGAATTACTTGATTTTGGTTTCTTTGTAGATGACGTGCTTGCGTGCTTTAGGATCAAACTTCATGATCTCCATTTTTTCAGGCATAGTGCGCTTGTTTTTGGAGGTTGTGTAGAAGTGACCTGTACCAGCAGTCGATTCCAGCTTGATTTTGTCGCGACCAGATTTAGCCATGATATTTTCCTAACTATAGTTTAGCTTAAACTTTTTCGCCGCGAGCACGCAGGTCAGCCAAAACGGCATCGATGCCGATTTTGTCAATGACGCGCAGGCCAGCATTGGACAAACGCAGAGAAACCCAACGGTTTTCTGATTCTACGAAAAAGCGACGATTTTGCAGATTAGGCAAAAAGCGGCGTTTTGTTTTGTTGTTAGCGTGGGATACATTGTTGCCAACCATTGGCCCCTTCCCAGTCACTTGGCAGACACGTGCCATGTTTTACTCCTTAGACGATTCCGAAATTGGAAAAACGCAAGTATAAACAAAATCCCATGAAATATCAACGACTTGCGAAAAACAAGTGTGTCTTTTTTAAAAAATTAATTTAACAATTGAATTTTCCTGGTTTTTTCGCAGGTAAACGCGGGTGTAAACTGCGAGTGATAACAAAGTCTTATCTGCAACACTGGTTGTTTCAATGCTGCAAAATGGCTGGCCCGGCGGGGTTGATGCTCACATCAGGCCATGCTCTGCAAATGAATACACATTGGGATTGGCAACGATAAAATGATCCAGCACACGCACATCGATCAGTGCCAGTGCCTGCTTCAAGGTTTGCGTGAGGCTGATGTCTGCCTGACTGGGTTCGCAGGAGCCTGAAGGGTGGTTGTGGGCCAGTATGATGGCTGCGGCATTTTGCTGCAGGGCCGACTTCACCACCTCACGCGGATAGACGCTCGCATGATTGAGAGTGCCACGGAACAGTTCTTCAGCCTTGATCAGGCGGTTTTTGATATCCAGGAACAGGATGGCAAAAGACTCATGTGGTTTATTTCCTATCATCAATTGCAGATAGTTTTTCACAGCCTGCGGTGATGATAGCGAGGCGTTTTCCTGCAGTTCTTCAGAAATCGCCCGTTTGGCCAGTTCCAGTACGGCATGTAACTGTGCATACTTGGCTGCTCCCAGCCCGTGTATGGAGGAAAAATCCTTCATATTTGCTGCAAAAAGGCCTGAAAGAGAGCCAAAGTGCTTGATCATATCGCGCCCCAGATCTACTGCGCTTTTACCCTTGACGCCAACCCGGAGAAAAACAGCCAGTAATTCGGCGTCTGATAATGCGCTTGCTCCATGCTTGATCAGGCGCTCACGCGGGCGTTGATCTTCTGGCCATTCATTGATTGCCATCTAGGTTTTCCCCATAGAATTTGGTCCTTGTCTCTTCATAAGCTAAAGCTGGCTTACAATATCGGATTCTCAGCCTCATAAGCCCAGTTTCATATCATGTCTTC
It encodes the following:
- the rpmG gene encoding 50S ribosomal protein L33, producing the protein MAKSGRDKIKLESTAGTGHFYTTSKNKRTMPEKMEIMKFDPKARKHVIYKETKIK
- a CDS encoding hybrid sensor histidine kinase/response regulator — its product is MKTARKRFRRQLILMFALTLLLTWSFVAYELFRSRTQYLQEANVRTYVQSQVFAEYSQSVVRRINEVLLDIRGDWDGNWAEFADVVRRRQEILQDISFQVAVIDKDGMMQFSNLSKPNEKVDLSQREHFRVHHDSPETDALFISKPLKGKVSGKWSLQFTRPILRQGKFDGVLVVSVSPDQFTALAKKLNMSEGGAVTVLRDSGEVMARYPSMESVLGKVIDNSFLGLSSTPSLAGNYRRVAKVDGVERIYGYFRIPEYQLTFLVGESVESVLMPYATHRNMVLGAALVISLCASFLFSLLFKALNARDGIQEQLVEREAILRQSQEVGQIGSFSLDIARKIFECSDTMNAIFGLPAEFEKTYANWLEMIVPEFRETVGKAMSAAIEQHTRFSYEYKIVRPVDGRECWIQTVGEIKRGAADQARYLVGIVLDTTERRLHEEELLKAKEMAEAANIAKSLFLASMSHEIRTPMNGILGMTELALDSNLNREQRQYLNLIKSSADSLLTIIDDILDSSKIEAGKLVLENVVFDLATMLDDAVKTLVIPAEQKGLELVADTDVDSRHTLIGDPVRIRQVLFNVVGNAIKFTESGEVVIQVRQEVVPGGEVLLHFKVTDTGIGIEQSKIASIFDSFSQADNSITRKYGGTGLGLSISSRLVEMMRGRIWVESELGHGSTFHFVIRLIKGGESRLPSLLRLPERKFLVVDDSTANRQFLADSFLKMGIQAVCAETAQEALGEMLRAQRSGNAYDLILIDAHMPGMDGFALQKKMAETMPPLAAKVIMMISAGIRGDADRCRMAGIEFYMSKPVRLPDLRSTLVSALDMDSDNVADSERAENPAPSSLKRLYILLAEDNLINQQLAVRLLEKSGHRVKVCDNGQDALSLVETEKFDVVLMDVQMPVMDGIEACLAIRAREELRGGHLPVIAMTANVMEGDRERCLAAGMDDYLSKPIQSKKLMDCIEAVLSGHRISQLLDDHSGDVLQVLPEFDYAKALEKTDAEVLDIVGKLALTNIPAQLAEIASALHVSHLSDLQRAAHTLKGVMGYFGATPIVEYAKRIELSAKQGELEVAQRHFQLLEVETRKFLVHLTDKLGKHEC
- a CDS encoding ANTAR domain-containing response regulator, whose protein sequence is MVASANLKSRILLVDDDEFTLTLLSRILEKADYEIIQAQCGEDALNVILMQEPDIALLDINMPGMSGLDLANHLRTETAIPFMFLSATSDTEIVKQAVEYGAVGYMVKPVDVLNIVPTVEASLARAKEIRQLKKSEVNLTSALASGRETSMAVGLLMAKFQSDRQGAFDVLRNFARSNRRPIHDVASELLQAEETINQFKNLFSGN
- the radC gene encoding DNA repair protein RadC, with the translated sequence MAINEWPEDQRPRERLIKHGASALSDAELLAVFLRVGVKGKSAVDLGRDMIKHFGSLSGLFAANMKDFSSIHGLGAAKYAQLHAVLELAKRAISEELQENASLSSPQAVKNYLQLMIGNKPHESFAILFLDIKNRLIKAEELFRGTLNHASVYPREVVKSALQQNAAAIILAHNHPSGSCEPSQADISLTQTLKQALALIDVRVLDHFIVANPNVYSFAEHGLM
- the rpmB gene encoding 50S ribosomal protein L28 — protein: MARVCQVTGKGPMVGNNVSHANNKTKRRFLPNLQNRRFFVESENRWVSLRLSNAGLRVIDKIGIDAVLADLRARGEKV
- a CDS encoding HD domain-containing phosphohydrolase; translated protein: MTAKPNVLIVDDNAVNLLLLATLTESVSGFPAISFDDPLKACEWCQSNTPDLILVDYMMPGLNGHDFIRNVRRLAHCMDVPIVMVTTENEKAVRHEALSLGATEFLAKPVDIPECRSRIRNLLALRHSQNLIKDRAKLLEHEVQLATAAIIERERELIVRLSKAAEFRDPETGAHVQRMAHYSRIIAKKMGLSAEFQQLLLDAAPMHDVGKLGIPDHILLKPGRLDDDELRIMRRHAEIGSVILAGSSAPLIQLGEEIARTHHEKYDGTGYPNNLAGENIPLSGRIVAVADVFDALTSVRPYKKAWSDEDAQKFLQDNAGSHFCPICVAAFIDAWDEVLQVKASLQD